The following are encoded together in the Malaya genurostris strain Urasoe2022 chromosome 3, Malgen_1.1, whole genome shotgun sequence genome:
- the LOC131436560 gene encoding UDP-glycosyltransferase UGT5-like isoform X1, translated as MVSRGGLQVALPALLIVALLSLHSTSTEGANILGVLPTWAKSHYVIGVEYLRLLAEIGHNVTVVTPFELADAPENYHEIVMDGILDASQGLEKNYFKYKSGTFLKILSMLYNDLSDTTCTFVLQHPKVVKLLNSRQQFDVVIVESFMTESIYGMAQHFNAPLIVFSTLGSNIWTNGLVGTPAPYSHVAHLMLGLTDRMLFWERMYNMLVGVGEQLYYDFRYLPKQKRYYEKAFPQPKLTFEQQMRNVSLILLNQHFSLGSARPYPPNMVEVGGIHIRKVKPLPSDLKRFIEEAHHGVIYFCMGSHIQSKHFPQEKRNAFIEVFAQLKQRVLWKYEDNAILNTPSNVLIQAWMPQNDILAHPNVVIFISHGGLLGTMEALFHGKPIIGIPIFGDQMTNVENAIRSGYGLKLDYDDLNKDRIREAIDIMLNDRTYASKASQHSRWFHDKPMTATENAVFWTEYVIRHRGAPQLRSPAVALNFLQYHSLDILTVVVIFISVILVLTVMLCNVCFRSKKKLKNN; from the exons ATGGTGAGTCGTGGTGGTTTACAAGTTGCGTTACCCGCGTTGCTAATCGTTGCACTACTCAGTTTACACTCAACATCAACCGAAGGAGCAAACATTCTCGGTGTGCTACCGACATGGGCCAAATCCCATTACGTCATCGGAGTCGAATATCTCCGATTGCTGGCCGAAATCGGACATAATGTGACTGTCGTTACTCCATTTGAGCTTGCCGATGCACCGGAGAATTATCACGAAATAGTGATGGATGGCATTTTGGATGCGTCTCAAG GATTGGAGAAGAACTATTTCAAGTACAAGAGTGGTACATTCCTAAAGATTCTGTCGATGCTGTACAATGATCTGTCCGATACTACCTGTACCTTCGTGCTGCAGCATCCCAAAGTCGTTAAATTGCTGAACTCCCGTCAACAGTTTGACGTAGTGATTGTTGAAAGCTTCATGACGGAATCGATTTACGGAATGGCACAGCATTTCAACGCACCGCTGATAGTATTCTCCACCCTAGGAAGCAACATCTGGACGAACGGGTTGGTAGGAACTCCGGCACCCTATTCCCACGTGGCACATTTAATGCTAGGCTTAACTGATCGCATGCTGTTCTGGGAACGGATGTACAACATGTTAGTTGGTGTTGGTGAGCAACTGTACTACGACTTCAGGTATCTTCCGAAACAAAAACGCTACTATGAGAAGGCGTTTCCACAACCAAAGCTCACATTTGAACAACAAATGAGAAACGTTTCACTGATTCTATTGAATCAACATTTCAGTCTGGGCAGTGCTAGACCTTATCCTCCCAACATGGTAGAGGTTGGAGGTATTCACATTCGAAAGGTGAAGCCGCTTCCTTCA GATTTAAAGCGATTCATCGAAGAAGCTCATCATGGTGTTATTTACTTCTGCATGGGATCGCATATCCAGTCGAAGCATTTTCCACAGGAAAAACGGAATGCGTTCATAGAAGTGTTCGCGCAATTGAAGCAGCGTGTCCTGTGGAAATATGAGGACAACGCAATCCTGAACACACCCAGTAATGTTTTGATCCAAGCATGGATGCCTCAGAATGATATTCTGGCTCACCCAAACGTGGTCATATTCATTTCACATGGAGGACTGTTGGGCACGATGGAAGCTTTGTTCCATGGCAAACCCATCATCGGAATACCCATCTTCGGAGATCAAATGACGAATGTGGAAAACGCAATTCGTTCGGGTTATGGTCTTAAACTAGATTACGATGATTTGAATAAGGACCGAATTAGGGAGGCTATAGATATCATGTTGAACGATAGAACATACGCTTCAAAGGCTTCCCAGCATTCTCGTTGGTTTCATGACAAACCAATGACGGCGACGGAAAATGCTGTCTTCTGGACTGAATACGTAATCAGACATCGAGGAGCACCTCAACTCCGATCACCGGCTGTGGCTTTAAATTTTCTGCAATACCATTCACTAGACATTCTAACGGTAGTAGTAATCTTTATCAGTGTCATTTTAGTCTTAACAGTTATGTTGTGCAATGTGTGCTTTCGTTcgaaaaagaaattgaaaaataattaa
- the LOC131436560 gene encoding UDP-glycosyltransferase UGT5-like isoform X2 — protein MVSRGGLQVALPALLIVALLSLHSTSTEGANILGVLPTWAKSHYVIGVEYLRLLAEIGHNVTVVTPFELADAPENYHEIVMDGILDASQGSNIWTNGLVGTPAPYSHVAHLMLGLTDRMLFWERMYNMLVGVGEQLYYDFRYLPKQKRYYEKAFPQPKLTFEQQMRNVSLILLNQHFSLGSARPYPPNMVEVGGIHIRKVKPLPSDLKRFIEEAHHGVIYFCMGSHIQSKHFPQEKRNAFIEVFAQLKQRVLWKYEDNAILNTPSNVLIQAWMPQNDILAHPNVVIFISHGGLLGTMEALFHGKPIIGIPIFGDQMTNVENAIRSGYGLKLDYDDLNKDRIREAIDIMLNDRTYASKASQHSRWFHDKPMTATENAVFWTEYVIRHRGAPQLRSPAVALNFLQYHSLDILTVVVIFISVILVLTVMLCNVCFRSKKKLKNN, from the exons ATGGTGAGTCGTGGTGGTTTACAAGTTGCGTTACCCGCGTTGCTAATCGTTGCACTACTCAGTTTACACTCAACATCAACCGAAGGAGCAAACATTCTCGGTGTGCTACCGACATGGGCCAAATCCCATTACGTCATCGGAGTCGAATATCTCCGATTGCTGGCCGAAATCGGACATAATGTGACTGTCGTTACTCCATTTGAGCTTGCCGATGCACCGGAGAATTATCACGAAATAGTGATGGATGGCATTTTGGATGCGTCTCAAG GAAGCAACATCTGGACGAACGGGTTGGTAGGAACTCCGGCACCCTATTCCCACGTGGCACATTTAATGCTAGGCTTAACTGATCGCATGCTGTTCTGGGAACGGATGTACAACATGTTAGTTGGTGTTGGTGAGCAACTGTACTACGACTTCAGGTATCTTCCGAAACAAAAACGCTACTATGAGAAGGCGTTTCCACAACCAAAGCTCACATTTGAACAACAAATGAGAAACGTTTCACTGATTCTATTGAATCAACATTTCAGTCTGGGCAGTGCTAGACCTTATCCTCCCAACATGGTAGAGGTTGGAGGTATTCACATTCGAAAGGTGAAGCCGCTTCCTTCA GATTTAAAGCGATTCATCGAAGAAGCTCATCATGGTGTTATTTACTTCTGCATGGGATCGCATATCCAGTCGAAGCATTTTCCACAGGAAAAACGGAATGCGTTCATAGAAGTGTTCGCGCAATTGAAGCAGCGTGTCCTGTGGAAATATGAGGACAACGCAATCCTGAACACACCCAGTAATGTTTTGATCCAAGCATGGATGCCTCAGAATGATATTCTGGCTCACCCAAACGTGGTCATATTCATTTCACATGGAGGACTGTTGGGCACGATGGAAGCTTTGTTCCATGGCAAACCCATCATCGGAATACCCATCTTCGGAGATCAAATGACGAATGTGGAAAACGCAATTCGTTCGGGTTATGGTCTTAAACTAGATTACGATGATTTGAATAAGGACCGAATTAGGGAGGCTATAGATATCATGTTGAACGATAGAACATACGCTTCAAAGGCTTCCCAGCATTCTCGTTGGTTTCATGACAAACCAATGACGGCGACGGAAAATGCTGTCTTCTGGACTGAATACGTAATCAGACATCGAGGAGCACCTCAACTCCGATCACCGGCTGTGGCTTTAAATTTTCTGCAATACCATTCACTAGACATTCTAACGGTAGTAGTAATCTTTATCAGTGTCATTTTAGTCTTAACAGTTATGTTGTGCAATGTGTGCTTTCGTTcgaaaaagaaattgaaaaataattaa